The following proteins are encoded in a genomic region of Thunnus maccoyii chromosome 8, fThuMac1.1, whole genome shotgun sequence:
- the mxd3 gene encoding max dimerization protein 3 produces MEGNVCNIQVLLRAAEFLERREREAEHGYASVLPLSPGLSDKRSKQKSKKISPGGNRSVHNELEKNRRAQLRHCLEQLKKQVPLSSDSMRNTTLNLLRRAQLHIKKLQEQDERAEQLKGRLRWEQRELQVRLEQLQRSTERMRNDSQGSTMSSERSDSDREDVEVDVESIVFDCVDSDGLSITHTDADHCYSSMDKAWL; encoded by the exons atggaagggAACGTTTGCAACATCCAGGTGCTTCTTAGGGCCGCTGAGTTTCTGGAGAGAAGAGAGCGAG AAGCAGAACATGGCTATGCTTCAGTCCTGCCTCTAAGCCCAGGTCTCTCTGATAAGAGAAGCAAACAGAAGAGCAAGAAGATATCTCCTGGTGGCAATAG GTCAGTTCACAACGAGTTGGAAAAAAACAG ACGAGCTCAGCTGAGGCACTGCCTGGAGCAGCTCAAGAAGCAAGTTCCTCTGTCATCTGACTCGATGAGAAACACCACCCTCAACCTCCTGAGACGAGCCCAGCTTCACATAAAG AAGCTGCAGGAGCAGGATGAGCGTGCAGAGCAGCTTAAGGGCCGCCTGCgctgggagcagagagagcTGCAGGTTCGGctggagcagctgcagagaagcACGGAGAGGATGAGGAACGACAGTCAGGGGTCGACCATGTCATCCGAGAGGTCGGACTCCGACAGAG AGGATGTGGAGGTTGACGTGGAAAGCATCGTGTTTGACTGTGTGGACTCTGATGGACTGAGCATTACGCACACTGATGCAGACCACTGTTACTCCAGTATGGACAAAGCCTGGTTATGA